A DNA window from Ornithobacterium rhinotracheale DSM 15997 contains the following coding sequences:
- a CDS encoding DUF4295 domain-containing protein, producing MAKKTVATLQTGSKKLTKVIKMVKSPKSGAYVFEEKVVHADDVNDFFNKK from the coding sequence ATGGCTAAGAAGACAGTTGCAACATTACAAACAGGTTCAAAAAAGCTTACTAAAGTTATTAAAATGGTAAAGTCTCCTAAATCAGGGGCGTATGTTTTTGAAGAAAAAGTTGTTCACGCTGATGATGTGAATGATTTCTTTAATAAAAAATAA
- the bioD gene encoding dethiobiotin synthase, which translates to MKNIFITGIDTDAGKTVAASIAVEALKADYWKPIQSGDLDNTDTMKVQRMVSNSETKFYPEAYRLNTPASPHAAAEIDGVIIDLDKIERPKTENNLIIEGAGGLLVPLNAKQNVADLIQPSDKVVLVTKHYLGSINHTLLSYEYLKNKGFNDIAIWINGEEKTSTEQALKNRVDAFFIERIQTLLEVNKESIQNEAQRISESLQYFVQK; encoded by the coding sequence ATGAAAAATATATTCATCACAGGAATTGATACCGATGCAGGAAAAACTGTCGCAGCTTCGATTGCTGTAGAAGCTTTGAAAGCGGATTACTGGAAGCCAATTCAGTCTGGAGATTTAGATAATACGGATACGATGAAAGTCCAGCGAATGGTCTCTAATTCTGAAACTAAATTCTACCCAGAAGCTTATAGGCTCAATACACCAGCATCGCCACATGCTGCAGCTGAAATAGATGGAGTTATTATTGATTTAGACAAAATTGAAAGACCTAAGACCGAAAATAATTTAATCATCGAAGGAGCAGGCGGACTGCTTGTGCCATTAAATGCTAAACAAAATGTCGCTGATTTGATTCAGCCCAGCGATAAGGTGGTTTTGGTTACAAAACATTATCTCGGAAGCATCAATCATACTCTATTGAGCTATGAATATTTAAAAAATAAAGGTTTTAATGATATAGCTATTTGGATTAATGGAGAGGAAAAGACTTCGACCGAACAAGCTTTAAAAAATAGAGTAGATGCCTTTTTTATTGAACGCATTCAAACTTTGTTAGAAGTAAATAAAGAAAGTATCCAAAACGAAGCGCAACGCATCAGCGAAAGCCTACAATATTTTGTTCAAAAATAG
- the rpmG gene encoding 50S ribosomal protein L33: MAKKGNRVQVILECTEHKESGMPGTSRYITTKNKKNTPDRLELKKFNPILKKYTIHKEIK, from the coding sequence ATGGCTAAGAAAGGTAATAGAGTTCAAGTGATATTGGAATGTACTGAGCATAAAGAAAGCGGAATGCCAGGTACTTCTCGCTACATCACAACTAAAAACAAAAAGAATACTCCAGATAGATTAGAGCTTAAGAAGTTTAATCCTATCTTGAAGAAATATACTATTCACAAAGAAATTAAATAA
- the rpmB gene encoding 50S ribosomal protein L28: MSRVCQITGKKAQVGNSVSHANNKTKRRFNVNLMKKRFYVPSEDKWVQLRVSANGLKTINKIGIEAALERARKEGLIK; encoded by the coding sequence ATGTCACGAGTTTGTCAAATTACAGGAAAGAAAGCACAAGTGGGAAATAGTGTGTCTCACGCAAATAATAAAACCAAAAGAAGGTTCAATGTTAACTTAATGAAGAAACGCTTCTATGTACCATCAGAAGATAAGTGGGTGCAATTGAGAGTTTCTGCTAATGGGTTGAAAACTATCAACAAGATTGGTATTGAAGCTGCTTTGGAGCGTGCGAGAAAAGAAGGTTTAATCAAATAA
- the dnaE gene encoding DNA polymerase III subunit alpha, with protein MKYLIFDTETTGLPSNYNAPVSDSDNWPRLVQLAWQVHDEKGDLIENHNLLVKPDGFDIPFNATKIHGITNEKAQNEGIPLAEALSIFSESLKDKPLIIGHNINFDVNIVGAEYHRLQQDTDQITKLPVLDTMVESVDFCAIGGGKGGRFKFPKLTELHEKLFGVPFDEAHNAAADVNATARCFFELVRLRVIPDSKAKFSPDDFAAFLKKYNDTIQPYDIEVDTQIADKDAEAKKATAKIKKKDSELEEVKDSPFFHFHNHSSHSILSATSTIGALVNRAIELGMPAVGLTDMGNMMGAFHFVNAVKKTGTDLIPIIGCEVYISDRYKQTKFTKDNPDRRYTQVLIAKNKAGYHNLAKISSTGYIDGFYAGYPRVGKEVILKHKENIIATTGSLSSEIPHTILNVGETQAEETFKFWHEAFGDDFYVELIRHGLEEEEHVNQVLIKFAKKYGVKILAQNNTFYINQEDSEAHDILLCVRDGEKKDTPIGRGRDFRFGFPNNEFYFKTQAQMQEIFKDIPEAIDNFKEFLTKFEFYDLKHDILLPKFDIPEQFRNEEDEKDGGKRGENAYLRHLTYEGAKQRYGEITPEITERLDFELATIENTGYPGYFLIVQDFTSQARKMGVSVGPGRGSAAGSAVAYCIGITNVDPIKYDLLFERFLNPERVSLPDIDIDFDDRGREDIIRWVINKYGKDQVAQIITYGTMAGKSAIRDTGRVLNLPLSDTDQIAKKVHTKLNKLFKMSDKDLEAKFNADELKDLKDIIELSKGDGLEATTIQQARVIEGSIRNTGVHACGVIITPSDIKELIPVATAKDSDMAVTQFDNSVVESAGLLKMDFLGLKTLTIIKDAVRLVKETTGEDLVPDDFPLDDPKTYQEIFQKGKTTGIFQYESPGMQKHLKSLKPDNFADLIAMNALYRPGPLAYIPNFIDRKHGKEEITYDLPEMEEYLAETYGITVYQEQVMLLSQKLANFTKGEADVLRKAMGKKLIDVLAKMKGKFIEQAKANNHPEKVLEKIWNDWEAFAQYAFNKSHSTCYAYIAFHTAYLKAHYPAQYMAAVLSNNMKDIKDITFFMQECKRMGIPVLSPDVNESILDFNVNQDGAIRFGLGAIKGVGAAAVEGIIKERQENGKFKNIYDFMERVDLRQCNKKTMENLIFAGAFDELDEIHRAQYFAEDETGQTNLEKLVKYGQATQEGGSEFQFDLFASAGMEIEVQKPEISNCDEWSDLYKLNKEKEVVGIYISSHPLDKYHIEIEKYAKIDLANMKKNESRLVGSTFTVAGMITSASHLESKTGQGFGKFVLEDYSDTFEFMLFNDDYLKLKPYLDKNLFVLVQVAITQNKFSNKIYTNVKDISLLDGLIEKKSSSLKLSIELSNLNAEMLELIESSVQKHQGDKKLIMELIDTKNKVKFSSETTKYAINISKDLIQMLQDIDGLDLSLN; from the coding sequence ATGAAATATTTAATTTTCGATACCGAAACCACTGGCTTACCAAGTAATTACAACGCTCCCGTTTCCGATTCAGACAACTGGCCCCGATTGGTTCAATTGGCATGGCAGGTGCATGATGAAAAGGGAGATTTAATCGAAAATCATAATCTTTTAGTAAAACCAGACGGATTTGACATTCCGTTTAATGCGACTAAAATTCACGGAATCACCAACGAAAAAGCGCAAAACGAAGGAATTCCCTTGGCAGAGGCACTCTCTATTTTCTCTGAATCACTCAAAGACAAGCCTTTAATCATTGGGCACAACATCAATTTTGATGTTAATATTGTGGGGGCTGAATATCACAGACTCCAGCAAGATACCGACCAAATCACCAAGCTTCCTGTGCTGGATACCATGGTGGAATCGGTAGATTTCTGTGCCATAGGCGGTGGAAAAGGCGGAAGATTTAAATTCCCAAAACTTACGGAATTACACGAAAAACTCTTTGGCGTTCCGTTTGACGAGGCTCACAATGCGGCTGCCGATGTTAATGCTACGGCTCGATGTTTCTTTGAGCTTGTACGCTTGCGAGTAATTCCTGATAGCAAGGCTAAATTTAGCCCAGATGATTTTGCTGCCTTTTTAAAGAAATACAACGATACGATTCAGCCGTATGACATCGAAGTCGACACGCAAATCGCAGATAAAGATGCGGAGGCTAAAAAAGCTACGGCTAAAATCAAGAAAAAAGATTCTGAGCTTGAAGAAGTAAAAGATTCGCCATTTTTCCATTTTCACAATCATAGTTCGCACTCCATTTTATCGGCAACCTCTACGATTGGAGCTTTGGTAAATCGCGCCATTGAGCTAGGCATGCCTGCGGTGGGACTCACCGATATGGGAAACATGATGGGGGCTTTCCACTTTGTGAATGCCGTAAAAAAAACAGGAACAGACTTAATCCCAATCATTGGCTGCGAAGTTTATATTTCAGACCGATATAAGCAAACTAAATTTACTAAAGACAACCCAGACCGCCGCTACACACAAGTGCTAATTGCTAAAAACAAGGCAGGCTATCACAACTTGGCAAAAATTTCCTCTACGGGATACATCGACGGATTCTATGCGGGCTATCCGCGTGTTGGCAAAGAAGTGATTTTAAAACACAAAGAAAACATTATCGCAACTACAGGCTCGCTTTCTTCTGAGATTCCGCATACAATATTAAATGTGGGGGAAACGCAAGCCGAAGAAACTTTTAAGTTTTGGCACGAAGCCTTTGGCGATGATTTTTATGTTGAGCTCATTCGTCACGGGCTTGAAGAAGAAGAGCATGTCAATCAAGTGCTCATCAAATTTGCAAAAAAATACGGAGTTAAAATTTTAGCCCAAAACAATACTTTTTATATTAATCAAGAAGATTCCGAGGCACACGACATCTTGCTTTGTGTGCGAGATGGCGAGAAAAAAGACACGCCAATTGGTCGCGGTCGAGATTTTAGATTTGGGTTTCCCAACAATGAATTCTACTTTAAAACTCAAGCGCAAATGCAAGAGATTTTTAAAGACATTCCAGAAGCAATTGATAATTTCAAGGAATTTTTAACCAAATTTGAATTCTACGATTTAAAGCACGACATTCTCTTGCCTAAATTTGATATTCCTGAACAGTTCAGAAATGAAGAAGACGAAAAAGATGGCGGAAAAAGAGGGGAAAATGCTTATTTAAGACATTTAACTTACGAAGGTGCCAAACAACGCTATGGCGAAATAACGCCCGAAATCACTGAGCGTCTAGATTTTGAGCTTGCGACCATCGAAAACACAGGATATCCTGGTTATTTCTTGATTGTGCAAGATTTCACCTCCCAAGCGAGAAAAATGGGCGTTTCGGTAGGTCCTGGTCGTGGTTCAGCAGCGGGTTCTGCCGTAGCGTATTGTATTGGAATCACCAATGTAGATCCCATTAAATATGATTTGCTATTTGAGCGTTTCTTGAATCCTGAGCGTGTATCCTTACCCGATATCGATATTGATTTTGATGACCGCGGGCGAGAGGACATCATCCGCTGGGTGATTAATAAATATGGTAAAGACCAAGTGGCGCAAATCATAACTTACGGAACCATGGCGGGGAAATCGGCGATACGCGACACGGGGCGTGTGCTGAACCTCCCGCTTTCGGACACCGACCAAATCGCAAAGAAAGTTCACACCAAGTTGAACAAATTGTTCAAAATGAGCGACAAGGATTTGGAAGCTAAATTCAATGCCGATGAATTAAAAGATTTAAAAGACATCATAGAACTATCCAAAGGTGATGGGCTCGAGGCAACTACCATTCAACAAGCGAGGGTAATCGAAGGAAGTATCCGAAACACGGGCGTGCACGCTTGTGGGGTAATCATCACACCTTCAGACATTAAGGAATTAATTCCAGTGGCGACCGCCAAGGATTCTGACATGGCAGTTACTCAGTTCGACAACTCTGTGGTGGAATCGGCTGGGTTGCTAAAAATGGACTTTTTGGGCTTAAAAACACTAACAATCATTAAAGATGCAGTGCGTTTAGTCAAAGAAACTACGGGCGAAGATTTGGTGCCCGATGACTTTCCGCTTGATGACCCAAAAACTTATCAAGAGATTTTCCAAAAAGGTAAAACAACAGGGATTTTCCAATACGAATCCCCTGGAATGCAAAAACACTTAAAATCGCTAAAACCCGATAACTTTGCGGATTTAATTGCGATGAACGCCTTGTATCGTCCAGGACCTCTAGCATATATTCCAAACTTTATCGATCGTAAACATGGAAAAGAGGAAATCACCTATGATTTGCCCGAAATGGAAGAATATTTGGCTGAAACCTACGGAATTACCGTTTACCAAGAGCAGGTGATGCTACTCTCGCAAAAATTGGCAAACTTCACAAAAGGGGAAGCCGATGTCTTGCGTAAAGCCATGGGTAAAAAATTGATTGATGTTCTGGCTAAAATGAAAGGCAAATTCATTGAACAAGCCAAAGCAAACAATCACCCTGAAAAGGTTTTAGAAAAAATTTGGAACGACTGGGAAGCCTTTGCTCAATATGCGTTTAACAAATCGCACTCCACTTGCTACGCCTATATTGCATTCCATACGGCTTATTTAAAAGCACACTACCCTGCACAATATATGGCTGCCGTGTTGAGCAACAACATGAAGGACATCAAGGATATTACCTTCTTTATGCAAGAATGCAAAAGAATGGGAATCCCTGTATTAAGTCCTGATGTGAATGAATCTATTTTAGACTTCAATGTGAACCAAGATGGAGCTATTCGTTTTGGGCTTGGTGCCATCAAAGGTGTAGGAGCTGCCGCTGTGGAAGGCATCATCAAAGAAAGACAAGAAAACGGGAAATTCAAAAACATTTATGATTTCATGGAGCGTGTCGATTTAAGACAATGTAACAAAAAAACCATGGAAAATTTGATTTTTGCAGGAGCTTTTGACGAATTAGACGAAATCCACCGTGCGCAATATTTCGCCGAAGACGAAACTGGACAAACCAATCTAGAAAAATTGGTAAAATATGGACAAGCTACCCAAGAAGGCGGAAGCGAATTCCAGTTTGATTTATTTGCCTCTGCTGGAATGGAAATAGAAGTTCAAAAACCAGAGATCAGCAATTGTGATGAGTGGAGCGATTTATATAAATTAAATAAAGAAAAAGAAGTTGTAGGAATTTATATCTCCTCTCACCCACTCGATAAATACCATATCGAAATAGAGAAATATGCTAAAATAGACCTAGCCAATATGAAAAAGAATGAATCGAGATTAGTGGGTTCCACCTTCACCGTAGCGGGAATGATCACTAGTGCGAGCCATCTTGAATCCAAAACAGGACAAGGCTTTGGAAAATTCGTACTAGAGGATTATTCAGATACCTTTGAATTTATGCTATTCAACGACGACTATTTAAAATTGAAACCCTATTTAGACAAAAATCTTTTCGTCTTGGTTCAAGTAGCAATTACTCAAAACAAGTTTTCTAATAAAATATATACAAATGTGAAAGACATCTCACTTCTCGATGGCTTGATTGAAAAGAAGAGTAGCTCACTTAAACTTTCAATCGAATTATCTAATCTAAACGCGGAAATGCTAGAGCTCATCGAATCTTCTGTACAAAAACACCAAGGGGATAAAAAACTTATTATGGAACTCATTGATACCAAGAATAAGGTTAAATTTAGCTCCGAGACCACAAAATATGCGATTAATATTAGTAAAGATTTGATACAAATGTTGCAAGACATCGATGGGCTTGATTTATCTTTAAACTAA
- the trxA gene encoding thioredoxin: MALEITDNNINEVLSSELPVMVDFWAEWCGPCRMIAPTVDEISREFEGKAVVGKVNVDNNPDVAAQYGIRNIPTILFFKGGQVVDKVVGVVPKEQLVQKLQSL; this comes from the coding sequence ATGGCACTAGAAATTACAGATAACAACATCAACGAAGTTTTATCATCAGAATTACCTGTAATGGTAGATTTTTGGGCAGAGTGGTGTGGCCCATGCCGCATGATTGCCCCTACTGTAGATGAAATCAGCCGTGAGTTTGAAGGCAAAGCTGTCGTAGGAAAAGTGAATGTAGATAACAATCCAGATGTTGCTGCTCAATATGGTATCAGAAACATTCCTACAATTTTATTCTTCAAAGGAGGACAAGTTGTGGATAAAGTAGTTGGAGTTGTTCCAAAAGAGCAATTAGTTCAAAAATTACAATCTCTATAA
- a CDS encoding LysR family transcriptional regulator — MTLVQLEYALAVAESKNFTLAAEKVFVTQPTLSMQIQKLEAELGVNIFDRTTHPITITPMGEKVLEQAKKILNEAKRMQFMVSEEKNSLEGTFKIGVIPTLVSTLVPLFYKNFINNYPKTQLKVVELKTKEILEQLKEGKIDFGIAATPLNVPDFVEDVLFYEPMLAYVPPQHRLHDKKEIEEGDLDTSDLLLLDEGHCFRNNVLSICSNSAKSNLSGVSVQSGNFETLVKLADDGLGMTVLPSMQADDILLKKEKQNLKNFKQPSPTREISLVYHELQLRLNFARELKKMIQGLVRGKIYLEKGNRTFPTLSMEKNT, encoded by the coding sequence ATGACATTAGTACAATTAGAATATGCACTAGCAGTTGCCGAAAGTAAAAATTTCACCCTAGCAGCAGAAAAGGTTTTTGTAACTCAACCTACGCTGAGTATGCAGATCCAAAAATTAGAAGCAGAGCTTGGAGTAAATATATTCGATCGCACAACACACCCCATTACCATTACACCAATGGGCGAAAAAGTTTTGGAACAAGCCAAAAAGATATTGAACGAGGCGAAAAGAATGCAATTTATGGTTTCCGAAGAGAAAAACTCGTTGGAAGGAACATTTAAAATAGGCGTAATCCCTACCTTAGTCTCTACTCTGGTGCCATTGTTTTATAAAAATTTCATCAACAATTATCCTAAAACTCAATTGAAAGTTGTAGAATTAAAAACCAAAGAAATATTAGAACAACTAAAGGAAGGAAAAATTGATTTTGGAATTGCAGCTACGCCACTCAATGTACCTGATTTTGTAGAAGATGTGTTGTTTTATGAGCCCATGCTTGCTTATGTGCCACCGCAACATCGCTTGCATGATAAAAAGGAAATAGAAGAAGGAGACCTAGACACAAGCGATTTATTACTATTAGACGAAGGGCATTGCTTTAGAAACAATGTGCTATCCATTTGCTCTAATTCCGCGAAGTCTAATCTATCTGGCGTATCTGTGCAAAGTGGAAATTTTGAAACATTGGTAAAACTAGCCGACGATGGGCTCGGCATGACGGTTTTGCCTTCTATGCAGGCAGATGATATTTTATTGAAAAAGGAAAAACAAAACTTAAAGAACTTTAAACAACCAAGTCCTACACGCGAAATCAGCTTGGTGTATCACGAGTTGCAATTAAGGCTAAATTTTGCTCGAGAATTAAAGAAAATGATTCAGGGATTGGTACGCGGAAAGATCTATCTAGAAAAAGGCAATCGAACATTCCCAACGCTCTCGATGGAGAAAAACACTTAA
- a CDS encoding Dps family protein: MSLTTIGLDEQKSKELCKSLNNLLANFQVYYQNLRSVHWNIKGQNFFALHEKFEEMYTEAQEQIDEIAERILTLGETPMHTFQDYLDTSKVKAAKNIHKDTEAVKVVLDSMKEILIIEREILDASGELDDEGTNAMMSDFISGQEKTAWMLNSFLNREI; this comes from the coding sequence ATGTCACTAACAACTATCGGATTAGACGAACAAAAATCAAAAGAATTATGCAAAAGCTTAAATAACCTTTTAGCTAATTTCCAAGTTTATTACCAAAACTTAAGAAGTGTTCATTGGAACATTAAAGGGCAAAACTTCTTCGCTTTACACGAAAAATTCGAAGAAATGTACACTGAGGCTCAAGAACAAATCGACGAAATCGCAGAGCGTATCCTTACTTTAGGAGAAACTCCTATGCATACTTTCCAAGATTATCTTGATACTTCTAAAGTAAAAGCGGCTAAAAATATCCACAAAGATACTGAGGCTGTGAAAGTTGTTTTGGATTCTATGAAAGAAATTTTAATCATCGAGAGAGAAATTCTTGATGCTTCTGGAGAATTAGACGACGAGGGTACTAATGCAATGATGAGTGATTTTATTTCAGGGCAAGAAAAAACTGCTTGGATGCTTAACTCATTCTTAAACAGAGAAATCTAA
- a CDS encoding IS982 family transposase, whose product MSNLEASYNFILNKLIEFSGTENFYFKPVKPKLSDIELISLIILAEFKSIDSEYQLFREIKGWAIESKIERSVYNRRKRKLFPFLEEIRCKMVKKFNDFENYFLVDSMPLEVCKLSRSSRSKICKENSFSMPNKGFCASQNLHFYGYKLHAICSIAGVFQSFDLSPASVHDIHYLKDIKLQISDCVLLGDRGYLSQTVQLDLFNEVKIQLETPKRKNQKDYKPQFYPFRKCRKRIETLFSQLCDQFMIRRNYAKSFEGFKTRILAKITSLTTIQYLNKFVFHSNINNLKINLIR is encoded by the coding sequence ATGAGCAACCTAGAGGCAAGTTACAATTTTATTTTGAATAAACTAATAGAATTTTCAGGAACTGAAAATTTCTATTTTAAACCAGTGAAACCAAAATTATCTGATATAGAGCTGATAAGCTTAATTATTTTAGCAGAATTTAAATCTATCGATTCTGAGTACCAGCTTTTTAGAGAGATAAAAGGTTGGGCTATTGAATCTAAAATTGAAAGGAGTGTTTACAACAGAAGAAAACGAAAACTCTTCCCTTTTCTTGAAGAAATTAGGTGCAAAATGGTGAAAAAGTTCAATGATTTTGAAAACTATTTCTTGGTGGACAGCATGCCTTTAGAAGTGTGTAAATTATCCCGCTCTTCCAGAAGCAAAATCTGTAAAGAAAATAGCTTTTCAATGCCAAATAAAGGTTTTTGTGCTTCTCAAAATCTACACTTTTATGGTTACAAGCTACATGCGATCTGTTCTATTGCTGGTGTGTTCCAAAGTTTTGACTTATCTCCCGCCTCCGTTCACGACATTCATTATTTGAAAGACATAAAACTTCAAATTTCTGATTGCGTGTTACTTGGAGACAGGGGCTATCTTTCTCAAACGGTTCAGCTTGACTTGTTCAATGAGGTAAAAATCCAGTTAGAAACCCCTAAAAGAAAAAATCAAAAAGATTACAAACCTCAGTTCTATCCATTCAGAAAGTGTAGAAAACGTATAGAAACTTTATTCTCGCAGTTGTGTGACCAATTTATGATACGGCGTAATTATGCCAAATCTTTTGAAGGATTCAAAACAAGAATATTGGCAAAAATTACCTCCTTGACTACTATTCAATATCTCAATAAATTTGTCTTTCATAGTAACATTAACAATTTAAAAATTAACCTCATTCGATAA
- a CDS encoding outer membrane beta-barrel family protein translates to MRTIIYPALFLVGSISLAQNQQVNGRVVDSLQVPIAYAEVILRDLDTEKENQILTDSDGRFELQADCNRCVLSVESFGFKPYQSSEFSILEKQDFATIKLNPASLALKEVIATGREKPVLVTLKPGKVIYNVENTADAYGSTALDVLRKTPKLTIDGGNAIRINGKSKVLVLINGKNTYLQPEQLVNFLKATTSGNIKNIEVMTNPPVEYEAEGSAGVVNIVLKKATGLRNNFFVNAGLSSGVFTHENLDLSFNYHYQKFNFYGNFSRLWGKVNYLYGNHRLANGQEIFSDSYDVDKKTPRVYNFGVDYKIDDNQTLNLQIGRNRLHGTGFVKTQNNVRTPSLIQNVKSLSDYFFQDWDRGNISLNYDLKNAKSETKLSVDYAKFMGDTQIRLKNDFFDQNKVAQREETTETYANRDIDAYAFSASQQRDLGKIQLKYGFKTSFANSSNDFKRYDLIQAKPVLNINESNVFDFKENITAIFAHSAIEINSTMRLGAGLRVERTSNESHIEVAKGSSHKPEAINSTYVDYFPSLQFSYKPNDLEYSLSFSKRIDRPQYSDLNTLDQPIDAFSSWRGNPYLKPQKTDKVAVGILHKQKQIELFYSKTHDYKVNMQIVENGIMLEIPKNMGTQEHLGLDVSYVWNILQWHFNFSGQAFYLKNKVKLKADLPVKNHCWATNLSLNVNARIFWKMNLDIFTQYNSGQLSGATVTSRPMNSTDFSLSRAFLNNKAKVKLSVVDVFNSSHWNSVNEYPGFYSDNYGRGERRQIKLNISYKIGWGENHDLRESNMQSELDRI, encoded by the coding sequence ATGAGAACAATAATTTATCCTGCGCTTTTTTTGGTGGGAAGTATTTCTTTAGCCCAAAATCAACAAGTGAATGGTCGTGTAGTGGATAGTCTGCAAGTGCCCATTGCTTATGCCGAAGTGATTTTGAGAGATTTAGATACGGAAAAAGAAAATCAGATTTTAACCGATTCCGATGGTAGATTTGAGTTACAAGCAGATTGTAATCGTTGTGTGCTTTCGGTGGAATCTTTTGGTTTTAAGCCTTATCAATCGTCTGAGTTTTCAATCTTGGAAAAACAAGATTTTGCGACAATTAAACTAAATCCAGCTTCGCTTGCACTCAAAGAAGTGATCGCGACGGGGAGAGAAAAGCCTGTACTGGTAACTCTGAAGCCAGGTAAAGTAATTTACAATGTGGAAAATACTGCTGATGCTTATGGGAGTACGGCACTAGATGTGTTGAGGAAAACACCCAAGCTCACGATTGATGGTGGGAATGCTATTAGAATAAACGGGAAAAGTAAAGTTTTGGTTTTAATTAATGGAAAAAATACTTATTTGCAGCCAGAACAATTGGTGAATTTTTTAAAAGCTACAACTTCGGGCAATATTAAAAATATTGAAGTGATGACCAATCCGCCCGTGGAGTACGAAGCGGAAGGCTCGGCGGGCGTAGTAAATATTGTTTTGAAAAAAGCAACAGGGCTTAGAAATAATTTTTTTGTGAATGCTGGACTCTCAAGTGGTGTATTTACGCATGAAAATTTAGATTTATCGTTTAATTATCATTATCAAAAATTCAATTTTTATGGTAATTTCAGCCGACTTTGGGGTAAGGTGAATTACTTGTATGGAAATCATAGGTTAGCCAATGGGCAAGAGATTTTTAGTGATTCGTACGATGTAGATAAGAAAACGCCGCGCGTGTACAATTTTGGCGTGGATTATAAAATTGATGATAATCAAACGCTTAATTTGCAAATAGGTAGAAATCGATTACACGGAACAGGTTTTGTGAAAACTCAAAATAATGTAAGAACTCCAAGTTTGATACAGAATGTGAAATCTCTTAGTGACTATTTCTTTCAAGATTGGGATCGAGGGAATATTTCGCTGAATTATGATTTGAAAAATGCTAAAAGTGAAACTAAATTAAGTGTAGATTATGCCAAATTTATGGGCGATACGCAAATTCGTTTAAAAAACGATTTTTTTGACCAAAATAAAGTGGCTCAACGAGAAGAAACCACGGAAACTTATGCTAATCGAGATATTGATGCTTATGCTTTTTCAGCAAGTCAGCAAAGAGATTTAGGTAAAATTCAGTTGAAATATGGTTTTAAAACTTCGTTTGCCAATTCATCTAACGACTTTAAACGCTATGATTTAATCCAAGCAAAACCCGTTTTAAACATCAATGAATCTAATGTTTTTGATTTTAAAGAAAACATAACCGCTATTTTTGCCCATTCAGCTATTGAAATTAATTCTACAATGCGTTTAGGAGCGGGGCTGAGGGTAGAACGCACTAGTAATGAATCTCATATCGAAGTTGCCAAAGGAAGTTCGCATAAACCAGAGGCAATTAATTCCACTTATGTAGATTATTTTCCATCATTACAATTTAGTTATAAACCCAATGATTTGGAATACTCACTTTCATTTTCCAAACGAATCGATCGTCCGCAATATTCAGATTTAAACACGCTTGATCAGCCGATAGATGCATTTTCTTCTTGGCGTGGAAATCCCTATCTAAAGCCACAAAAAACAGACAAAGTAGCTGTGGGCATTTTGCACAAGCAAAAGCAAATAGAGCTTTTTTACTCAAAGACCCATGATTATAAAGTAAATATGCAAATTGTAGAAAATGGAATTATGCTCGAAATTCCTAAAAATATGGGGACGCAAGAACATCTAGGTCTAGATGTCTCTTATGTTTGGAATATTCTACAATGGCATTTTAACTTTTCTGGGCAGGCATTTTATTTGAAAAATAAAGTGAAATTGAAAGCAGATTTGCCAGTGAAAAATCATTGTTGGGCAACCAATTTATCATTAAATGTAAATGCTAGAATTTTCTGGAAAATGAATTTAGATATCTTTACACAATACAATAGTGGACAGCTAAGTGGTGCTACCGTAACTAGTCGCCCGATGAATAGCACCGATTTTAGTCTCTCAAGGGCATTTCTTAATAATAAAGCTAAGGTGAAACTTTCGGTTGTCGATGTGTTTAATAGCTCGCATTGGAATAGTGTGAATGAATACCCAGGTTTCTATTCCGATAATTATGGTAGAGGAGAACGTCGACAAATCAAGCTAAATATAAGTTATAAAATCGGCTGGGGAGAGAATCATGATTTACGAGAATCCAATATGCAATCTGAGTTAGACAGGATTTAA